From a region of the Leptospira kmetyi serovar Malaysia str. Bejo-Iso9 genome:
- a CDS encoding glycine--tRNA ligase: MEKKESLDSSLKEIVSVCKRRGFVYPGSEIYGGLSNTFDYGPYGVELLQNLKQLWWKFFVHLREDVVGLDSSILLNPKVWEASGHVSNFTDPLIDCKNCKTRIRADKFLEDQKGEGFATGLTIEKMNQVIKESNFACPNCGQRGTFTEARDFNLMFKTSHGASAEDALDIYLRPETAQGIFLNFKNVVSTTRRKIPFGIAQIGKSFRNEIMARQFVFRTREFEQMEMEFFCEPGTQKEWFTHWVDYCMKWLTEQVGIKKDNLRVREHEKEELSFYSEGTSDIEFKYNFGWGELWGIASRTDYDLNQHQKFSGEDLKYQDQVQNKKFVPFVVEPALGVNRLFLAVVTDAYEEEKLPDGEIRTVLRFSPKIAPVKAAVFPLMKKDGMPEKSREIFADLAKLGNIEYDDSGAIGKRYRRQDEIGTPFCITVDYDTLKDDTVTVRERDSMNQERIPVKQLRTWLFERL; this comes from the coding sequence ATGGAAAAGAAAGAAAGTCTCGATTCCTCTCTGAAGGAAATTGTATCCGTCTGTAAACGCAGAGGGTTTGTCTATCCCGGTTCTGAAATTTACGGAGGGCTCTCCAATACCTTCGACTACGGTCCTTACGGGGTCGAACTTCTCCAAAATCTAAAACAACTTTGGTGGAAATTTTTCGTCCATCTTCGGGAAGACGTTGTGGGTTTGGATTCCTCCATTCTCCTCAATCCGAAAGTCTGGGAAGCGTCCGGTCACGTTTCCAACTTCACCGATCCTTTGATCGATTGCAAAAACTGTAAGACCCGAATCCGCGCGGACAAGTTCCTCGAGGATCAAAAGGGAGAGGGTTTCGCCACCGGTTTAACTATCGAAAAGATGAACCAGGTCATCAAGGAAAGCAACTTCGCCTGCCCGAACTGCGGTCAACGAGGAACGTTCACCGAGGCCCGAGACTTCAATCTTATGTTTAAAACCTCGCACGGAGCGAGCGCGGAAGACGCTCTGGATATTTATCTCAGACCCGAAACCGCTCAGGGAATTTTTCTAAATTTTAAAAACGTAGTTTCCACAACGAGAAGAAAGATTCCTTTCGGAATCGCTCAGATCGGAAAATCTTTCCGCAACGAAATCATGGCGCGCCAGTTCGTTTTCCGCACGCGAGAATTCGAACAGATGGAAATGGAATTCTTCTGCGAACCCGGAACCCAAAAAGAATGGTTCACTCATTGGGTCGATTATTGTATGAAATGGCTCACCGAACAGGTGGGAATCAAAAAGGACAACCTAAGAGTCAGAGAACACGAAAAGGAAGAATTGTCTTTTTACAGCGAAGGAACCTCGGACATAGAATTCAAATACAACTTCGGTTGGGGAGAATTATGGGGCATCGCTTCGAGAACCGATTACGATTTGAATCAGCACCAGAAATTTTCCGGCGAGGATTTGAAGTATCAGGATCAGGTGCAGAATAAAAAATTCGTTCCGTTTGTCGTCGAACCCGCGTTAGGCGTCAATCGTCTGTTTCTCGCCGTTGTCACCGACGCATACGAAGAGGAAAAACTTCCCGACGGCGAAATAAGAACCGTTCTTCGTTTTTCTCCTAAGATCGCTCCCGTTAAGGCAGCCGTTTTTCCTTTGATGAAAAAGGACGGAATGCCCGAAAAGTCGAGAGAAATTTTCGCGGATCTCGCCAAACTCGGAAACATAGAATACGACGACAGCGGCGCGATCGGAAAACGTTATCGGAGACAGGACGAAATCGGAACTCCGTTTTGTATAACAGTAGATTATGATACTCTAAAGGACGATACGGTTACCGTTCGGGAAAGAGACAGCATGAATCAGGAAAGAATTCCCGTAAAACAACTCAGGACTTGGTTGTTCGAAAGGCTGTAA